A section of the Streptomyces sp. NBC_01591 genome encodes:
- a CDS encoding transglycosylase family protein produces MLLSSKGKHRRPSKAVRIATLAGVAGAAVAVPLMGATSASAASVATWDAVAQCESGGNWSINTGNGYYGGLQFSQSSWAAAGGTQYAARADLATKAQQIATAEKLLDMQGPGAWACAGAGGLTNDGVDPGVDAGSSSNSTASSGATEQQSAPAAPKQQSQPTQQAQPKQSERTEAPAASRSERSATPQAESKKTVTTPTGEKVKKGDGEYKVVSGDSLSEIAADHKVEGGWQQLFELNKDIVKDADLIYPGQQLHLTK; encoded by the coding sequence ATGCTGCTTTCCAGCAAGGGCAAGCACCGCCGCCCGTCCAAGGCCGTCCGTATCGCCACGCTCGCCGGTGTCGCCGGTGCCGCTGTCGCCGTGCCCCTGATGGGTGCGACCAGCGCCTCCGCCGCCTCCGTCGCCACCTGGGACGCCGTCGCCCAGTGCGAGTCCGGTGGCAACTGGTCCATCAACACCGGCAACGGCTACTACGGCGGTCTGCAGTTCTCGCAGTCCAGCTGGGCCGCCGCCGGCGGTACGCAGTACGCCGCCCGTGCCGACCTGGCCACCAAGGCCCAGCAGATCGCCACCGCCGAGAAGCTCCTCGACATGCAGGGCCCGGGTGCCTGGGCCTGCGCCGGTGCCGGTGGCCTGACCAACGACGGTGTCGACCCGGGCGTCGACGCCGGCTCCTCCTCGAACTCCACCGCGAGCTCCGGCGCCACCGAGCAGCAGAGTGCCCCGGCTGCCCCGAAGCAGCAGTCGCAGCCGACCCAGCAGGCCCAGCCGAAGCAGAGCGAGCGCACCGAGGCCCCCGCCGCCTCCCGCTCGGAGCGCTCCGCCACCCCGCAGGCCGAGTCGAAGAAGACCGTCACCACCCCGACCGGCGAGAAGGTCAAGAAGGGCGATGGTGAGTACAAGGTCGTCTCCGGCGACTCGCTGAGCGAGATCGCGGCCGACCACAAGGTCGAGGGCGGCTGGCAGCAGCTGTTCGAGCTGAACAAGGACATCGTCAAGGACGCCGACCTGATCTACCCGGGTCAGCAGCTGCACCTGACGAAGTAG
- a CDS encoding nucleoside triphosphate pyrophosphohydrolase, producing MNAEDPGRIVLLTASHRVAPGLLSWPAWQTLHAADRVLCAEPDHPQLPYLREAGVTVEHSAPTAQELVDACAGGRSVVVLAGGEGDQPLTDGLARLAGSGRVRMPDLELLPGSYDLPGARLLDLVQVMDRIRIECPWTSQKTHEGLAKYAIEEAYELVEAIEDGDRDELREELGDVLLQVVFHARIAEEDGEEPFSVDDVAATLVEKLIHRHPHVFGDESAETPEDVHAHWLRTKAIEKQRESVTDGVPLGQPGLALAAKLAGRVRTAGLEVPLPTGDGIGYELLALAVRAEQDGIDPEAALRAAGRAYRDAIRAAEGTG from the coding sequence GTGAACGCTGAAGACCCCGGCCGTATCGTTCTGCTCACCGCCAGCCACCGCGTCGCGCCCGGACTCCTGTCCTGGCCCGCCTGGCAGACGCTGCACGCCGCCGACCGGGTGCTCTGCGCCGAGCCGGACCACCCGCAGCTGCCGTATCTGCGTGAGGCGGGCGTCACCGTCGAGCACTCCGCGCCCACCGCGCAGGAGCTCGTCGACGCCTGTGCGGGCGGCCGGAGCGTCGTCGTCCTCGCGGGCGGCGAGGGCGATCAGCCGCTGACCGACGGTCTGGCCCGGCTCGCCGGTTCGGGCCGGGTGCGGATGCCGGATCTGGAGCTGCTGCCCGGTTCGTACGACCTGCCGGGCGCCCGGCTCCTCGATCTGGTCCAGGTCATGGACCGGATCAGGATCGAGTGCCCGTGGACCTCGCAGAAGACCCACGAGGGCCTCGCCAAGTACGCCATCGAGGAGGCGTACGAACTCGTCGAGGCGATCGAGGACGGCGACCGCGACGAACTGCGCGAGGAACTCGGCGACGTACTTCTCCAGGTCGTCTTCCACGCCAGGATCGCCGAGGAGGACGGGGAGGAACCGTTCTCCGTCGACGACGTGGCCGCGACCCTCGTCGAGAAGCTGATCCACCGCCACCCGCACGTCTTCGGCGACGAGAGCGCCGAGACCCCGGAGGACGTGCACGCGCACTGGCTGCGGACCAAGGCCATCGAGAAGCAGCGCGAGTCGGTCACCGACGGAGTCCCGCTCGGCCAGCCCGGCCTGGCGCTGGCGGCGAAGCTGGCCGGCCGGGTCCGTACCGCGGGGCTCGAAGTGCCGCTCCCCACCGGCGACGGCATCGGCTACGAGCTCCTCGCCCTCGCCGTACGCGCCGAGCAGGACGGCATCGACCCCGAGGCCGCACTGAGGGCCGCGGGCCGTGCCTACCGGGACGCCATCAGGGCGGCGGAGGGCACCGGATAA
- a CDS encoding glycosyltransferase family 2 protein, with protein MLISLVVPCFNEEEILERFHERVTDEMTGLGHEFQLVFVDDGSRDRTLVILQELAAADPRVRYVSFSRNFGKEAAMLAGLQHAEGDAVVIMDADLQHPPELVGRMLEEHAQGYDQVIARRTRKGDRVTRTLSARAYYWLINRMVDVELVDGVGDFRLLSRRTVDAVLELTEYNRFSKGLFAWVGFRTTTFSYENAVREQGSSAWTFGKLLNYGLDGLLSFNNKPLRAALYLGMLLLSVAFAYAAWIVGVALVQGVETPGYVTLIVVVTALAGVQMVMVGVVGEYVGRIYYEVKRRPHFLVKATNTEASQRIREPQEFVRR; from the coding sequence GTGCTGATCTCGCTGGTGGTGCCTTGTTTCAACGAGGAAGAGATCCTCGAACGCTTCCATGAACGCGTCACGGACGAAATGACCGGGCTGGGACATGAATTCCAGCTGGTGTTCGTCGACGACGGCAGTAGGGACCGGACCCTGGTGATCCTCCAGGAGCTGGCCGCCGCCGACCCGCGGGTCCGCTATGTCTCCTTCAGCCGCAACTTCGGCAAGGAGGCCGCCATGCTGGCCGGTCTCCAGCACGCCGAGGGCGACGCCGTGGTCATCATGGACGCCGACCTCCAGCACCCGCCCGAGCTCGTGGGCCGGATGCTCGAAGAGCACGCGCAGGGCTACGACCAGGTGATCGCCCGCCGCACCCGCAAGGGCGACCGCGTCACCCGCACCCTCAGCGCCCGCGCCTACTACTGGCTGATCAACCGCATGGTGGACGTGGAGCTGGTCGACGGCGTCGGGGACTTCCGACTGCTGTCCCGCCGCACCGTCGACGCCGTACTGGAACTCACCGAATACAACCGGTTCTCCAAGGGCCTTTTCGCCTGGGTGGGATTCCGTACGACGACCTTCAGCTACGAGAATGCCGTCCGCGAACAGGGCAGTTCCGCCTGGACCTTCGGAAAGCTGCTCAATTACGGTCTCGACGGGCTGCTGTCCTTCAACAACAAACCGCTGCGGGCGGCGCTCTATCTGGGCATGCTGCTGCTGTCCGTGGCCTTCGCCTATGCGGCGTGGATTGTCGGCGTCGCCCTGGTGCAGGGGGTGGAGACCCCCGGTTATGTCACGCTCATCGTCGTGGTCACCGCGCTCGCCGGGGTCCAGATGGTGATGGTCGGGGTGGTCGGCGAGTACGTCGGCCGTATCTACTACGAGGTGAAGAGGCGCCCGCACTTCCTGGTGAAGGCCACGAACACCGAGGCGTCGCAGAGGATACGAGAGCCCCAGGAGTTCGTACGCCGATGA
- a CDS encoding transglycosylase family protein: MGSANGRHRRPRQAPAIVVAAGVTGSAIAIPLLGASGAHAADATTWDRVAECESGGMWSADLGNGYYGGLQFSQETWKAYGGEAYAERADLASRAQQIAVAEKVLDDRGPQAWPSCAVISGLAVDGTLPGVDPGSVPADDPTGSAKPADDASTDPSSDAVPSESASDGTGAVDGADGPDGADKPSGKASPSPKSSASTTPSSGAPSEAPSDAPRDASDSPDSSGDVGGKHRGTPAAEGNRDTGGGNRESGRHASRGGNGARDTAEPVADGAYTVRPGDNLWSIADAQKVPGGWPALYEANKGAVGSDPDLVLPGQSLDLDVKVK, encoded by the coding sequence ATGGGCTCCGCGAACGGCAGACACCGTCGCCCCCGTCAGGCACCCGCCATCGTCGTCGCCGCGGGCGTGACCGGATCGGCCATCGCCATCCCGCTGCTCGGCGCCTCCGGTGCGCACGCGGCCGACGCCACGACCTGGGACCGGGTGGCCGAGTGCGAGAGCGGCGGCATGTGGAGCGCCGACCTCGGCAACGGCTACTACGGCGGTCTGCAGTTCTCGCAGGAGACCTGGAAGGCGTACGGCGGTGAGGCGTACGCGGAGCGCGCCGACCTCGCCAGCCGGGCGCAGCAGATAGCGGTGGCCGAGAAGGTCCTGGACGACCGGGGCCCGCAGGCCTGGCCCAGCTGCGCGGTCATCTCCGGCCTCGCGGTGGACGGGACGCTGCCGGGGGTCGACCCGGGTTCCGTCCCCGCCGACGACCCGACCGGGAGCGCGAAGCCGGCTGACGACGCGTCGACGGACCCGTCGAGCGACGCCGTACCGTCCGAGAGCGCCTCGGACGGTACGGGCGCCGTGGACGGTGCGGACGGCCCGGACGGGGCCGACAAGCCGTCAGGGAAGGCCTCGCCGTCCCCGAAGTCCTCGGCCTCGACCACCCCGTCCTCCGGTGCGCCCTCGGAGGCGCCCTCCGACGCACCCCGTGACGCGTCCGATTCGCCCGACTCGTCCGGTGATGTGGGCGGCAAGCATCGTGGCACGCCGGCCGCCGAGGGGAATCGCGACACGGGCGGCGGCAACCGTGAGTCGGGCCGTCACGCCTCCCGCGGGGGCAACGGCGCCCGCGACACGGCCGAGCCGGTGGCTGACGGCGCGTACACCGTCCGGCCCGGCGACAACCTCTGGTCGATTGCTGATGCACAGAAGGTTCCCGGTGGCTGGCCCGCGCTCTACGAGGCCAACAAGGGTGCCGTCGGCTCCGACCCGGACCTCGTCCTCCCTGGCCAGAGCCTCGATCTCGATGTGAAGGTCAAGTGA
- a CDS encoding FtsB family cell division protein, protein MAAKDRDRFSTATRLRLLGEQTAARVYRSQNRRQARRSRLTGRAAFLALVVCSLVVALAYPMRQYVSQQDEIADQERLAQEAKARTEELRDEKARLQDDAYIRQLARTHLHYLLPGETGYTVIDPDAVKEREGRTDESGRPWHSNLWDGVDSADRD, encoded by the coding sequence ATGGCCGCGAAGGACCGGGACCGGTTCTCCACCGCGACCCGGCTGCGGCTGCTCGGCGAGCAGACCGCCGCCCGTGTCTACCGGTCCCAGAACCGCCGTCAGGCCCGCCGCTCACGGCTCACCGGCCGGGCGGCCTTCCTGGCGCTCGTCGTCTGCTCCCTGGTGGTCGCGCTCGCGTACCCGATGCGGCAGTACGTCTCGCAGCAGGACGAGATCGCCGACCAGGAGCGGCTGGCGCAGGAGGCCAAGGCCCGTACCGAGGAGCTGCGCGACGAGAAGGCGCGCCTCCAGGACGACGCGTACATCAGGCAGCTGGCCCGTACACACCTGCACTACCTTCTTCCCGGGGAGACCGGTTACACGGTGATCGACCCCGACGCGGTCAAGGAGCGCGAGGGCAGGACGGACGAGTCCGGCCGGCCGTGGC
- the eno gene encoding phosphopyruvate hydratase, giving the protein MPSIDVVVAREILDSRGNPTVEVEVGLDDGSTGRAAVPSGASTGAFEAIELRDGDPNRYQGKGVEKAVLAVIEQIGPELVGYDATEQRLIDQAMFDLDATENKGSLGANAILGVSLAVAHAASEASDLPLFRYLGGPNAHLLPVPMMNILNGGSHADSNVDIQEFMIAPIGAESFSEALRWGAEVYHTLKKVLKTKGLSTGLGDEGGFAPNLESNRAALDLIVEAIKEAGYAPGKDIALALDVAASEFYKDGKYEFEGKSRSAAEMTEYYEELVSAYPLVSIEDPLYEDDWAGWKVITDKLGAKVQIVGDDLFVTNPERLARGIEEGSANALLVKVNQIGSLTETLDAVELAQRNGFKCMMSHRSGETEDVTIADLAVAVNCGQIKTGAPARSDRVAKYNQLLRIEEILDDAAVYAGRSAFPRFRSAN; this is encoded by the coding sequence GTGCCGTCCATCGACGTCGTCGTAGCCCGGGAAATCCTCGACTCCCGAGGTAACCCCACGGTCGAGGTAGAGGTCGGCCTCGACGACGGCAGCACGGGCCGTGCTGCCGTTCCGTCCGGCGCCTCCACCGGCGCGTTCGAGGCCATCGAGCTTCGCGACGGTGACCCCAACCGCTACCAGGGCAAGGGCGTCGAGAAGGCCGTCCTCGCCGTGATCGAGCAGATCGGCCCGGAGCTCGTCGGCTACGACGCCACCGAGCAGCGGCTGATCGACCAGGCGATGTTCGACCTGGACGCCACCGAGAACAAGGGCTCGCTCGGCGCCAACGCCATCCTCGGCGTCTCGCTGGCCGTCGCCCACGCCGCCTCCGAGGCCTCGGACCTGCCGCTGTTCCGCTACCTCGGCGGCCCGAACGCGCACCTGCTGCCCGTTCCGATGATGAACATCCTCAACGGCGGTTCGCACGCGGACTCCAACGTGGACATCCAGGAGTTCATGATCGCGCCGATCGGTGCGGAGTCCTTCTCCGAGGCCCTGCGCTGGGGCGCCGAGGTCTACCACACGCTGAAGAAGGTCCTGAAGACCAAGGGTCTTTCGACCGGTCTCGGCGACGAGGGCGGCTTCGCGCCGAACCTGGAGTCGAACCGCGCCGCCCTCGACCTCATTGTCGAGGCCATCAAGGAAGCCGGCTACGCCCCGGGCAAGGACATCGCGCTCGCGCTCGACGTCGCCGCGTCCGAGTTCTACAAGGACGGCAAGTACGAGTTCGAGGGCAAGTCCCGCTCGGCCGCCGAGATGACCGAGTACTACGAGGAGCTCGTCTCCGCGTACCCGCTGGTCTCCATCGAGGACCCGCTGTACGAGGACGACTGGGCCGGCTGGAAGGTCATCACCGACAAGCTCGGCGCCAAGGTGCAGATCGTCGGCGACGACCTCTTCGTCACCAACCCGGAGCGCCTGGCCCGCGGCATCGAGGAGGGCTCCGCCAACGCCCTGCTCGTCAAGGTCAACCAGATCGGCTCGCTGACCGAGACCCTGGACGCCGTCGAGCTCGCCCAGCGCAACGGCTTCAAGTGCATGATGTCGCACCGGTCCGGCGAGACCGAGGACGTCACCATCGCCGACCTCGCGGTCGCCGTGAACTGCGGCCAGATCAAGACCGGCGCCCCGGCCCGCTCGGACCGCGTCGCCAAGTACAACCAGCTGCTGCGCATCGAGGAGATCCTCGACGACGCCGCGGTGTACGCGGGCCGCTCGGCGTTCCCGCGGTTTCGCTCTGCGAACTGA
- a CDS encoding YfhO family protein, which translates to MPTSRPRLCAGSLAALLTVAAVCAGDAVARVFPFGPHTRSVNDLGNQFVPFHARLWDLLHGNTDGGLLLNWSSGYGTSFLPDLGTYLTSPFALLVGVFPRDRIDLAVYVVTVLKMASAAALMALFLLTLRGGRWWAAGALGGSYALCGWSVAEASYNPMWLDGLIALPLLCLVAEWARTGRHRIAGPLLVAVVWAANFYTAYMATLGAALVLAVRLFTERDDRRAVVRGLVRAVCTVGVGIGLSAPVLLPVYLGTKHAYPGWERTFAPAAWPDVLARLLPATYSFFTPALFLGTGTLLLACAPAFQRSVPGRERWAWAGLVAGVALSLQWGPTHLLWHAFATPNGSPYRQTFVLAGLVVIAAWVSVSYGWPGRRALLGGVAVLVLLAAGAGFSDLVTGWTYPLFAGGLVAAACALVLVGRGRRLAALAAVLLIGAQAGQAAAATAYFDRQRLNRLDDYAPWGERQRTQAAVVAGADGWPGYRTDPGREQTTTNDPLLVGGQGGAYYSSHTPAVLTRTMRALGGGWTSNGRAVQSLDNPVTDAVFSVGARVRGPRDPHQGANAPDDRPVTVSRAGTPPLVTVRGAGGPVPYGRSPFRNQEQLLGSRVYTVPTTALRTADGGAVADKGAYDYRVGRGTYTLTAACPAGTEAYLWSPDMFGWARLGDGPEVEFKGQLPARRAAMQHLGTVGGGGSVRVTLTPVRAGTVPHQAVGCLDRARLASAVAGLKRTGATAVHVTDHGVRAELPPGTTGTVVIAAPRIAGWSCQGRPADSYLGLVATPAPADGTAVDCSFRPPGLRAGAVAGAGALAVLVLGGLVLVYRRRGAGSGQHGPDRSPQHADTPEPVQA; encoded by the coding sequence ATGCCGACTTCCCGTCCCCGCCTGTGCGCGGGCTCGCTCGCCGCGCTGCTCACCGTCGCCGCAGTCTGCGCGGGTGACGCCGTGGCACGGGTCTTCCCGTTCGGGCCGCACACGCGCAGCGTCAACGACCTGGGCAATCAGTTCGTGCCGTTCCACGCCCGGCTGTGGGACCTGTTGCACGGGAACACCGACGGCGGGCTGCTGCTCAACTGGTCCTCCGGGTACGGGACGAGCTTCCTGCCGGATCTCGGCACCTATCTGACCAGCCCGTTCGCCCTGCTCGTCGGGGTCTTCCCGCGCGACCGGATCGACCTCGCGGTCTATGTGGTCACGGTCCTGAAGATGGCGTCGGCGGCGGCGCTGATGGCCCTGTTCCTGCTGACGCTGCGCGGCGGGCGCTGGTGGGCGGCGGGGGCGCTCGGCGGTTCGTACGCGCTGTGCGGCTGGTCGGTCGCCGAGGCCTCGTACAACCCGATGTGGCTGGACGGCCTGATCGCCCTGCCGCTGCTCTGCCTGGTCGCCGAGTGGGCCCGTACGGGACGGCACCGGATCGCCGGGCCGCTGCTCGTCGCGGTGGTGTGGGCGGCCAACTTCTACACGGCGTACATGGCGACGCTCGGTGCCGCCCTGGTGCTGGCCGTCCGGCTCTTCACCGAGCGGGACGACCGGCGGGCGGTGGTCCGGGGGCTGGTGCGGGCCGTCTGCACGGTCGGGGTGGGTATCGGGCTCTCGGCGCCCGTCCTGCTCCCCGTCTACCTGGGCACCAAGCACGCCTACCCGGGCTGGGAGCGTACGTTCGCGCCCGCCGCCTGGCCCGATGTGCTCGCCCGGCTGCTGCCCGCCACGTACAGCTTCTTCACCCCGGCCCTCTTCCTCGGCACCGGCACCCTGCTGCTGGCCTGTGCGCCGGCCTTCCAGCGGTCCGTGCCTGGGCGCGAGCGGTGGGCGTGGGCGGGGCTGGTGGCCGGGGTCGCGCTGTCCTTGCAGTGGGGCCCCACACATCTGCTCTGGCATGCCTTCGCCACGCCCAACGGCAGTCCGTACCGGCAGACGTTCGTGCTGGCCGGGCTGGTGGTGATCGCCGCCTGGGTCTCGGTCTCGTACGGCTGGCCGGGGCGGCGGGCGCTGCTCGGCGGGGTCGCGGTCCTGGTGCTGCTCGCGGCCGGGGCCGGCTTCAGCGACCTGGTCACCGGATGGACGTATCCGCTGTTCGCGGGGGGTCTGGTGGCCGCGGCCTGCGCTCTGGTGCTGGTCGGGCGGGGCCGGAGGCTCGCGGCGCTGGCCGCCGTGCTGCTGATCGGCGCACAGGCCGGGCAGGCCGCCGCCGCCACCGCGTACTTCGACCGGCAGCGGCTGAACCGGCTCGACGACTACGCGCCCTGGGGCGAACGTCAGCGGACCCAGGCGGCCGTGGTCGCGGGCGCCGACGGCTGGCCGGGCTATCGCACGGACCCCGGCCGGGAGCAGACCACCACGAACGATCCGCTGCTGGTGGGCGGGCAGGGCGGCGCGTACTACAGCAGCCACACGCCCGCCGTACTGACCCGCACGATGCGTGCGCTCGGCGGCGGGTGGACGTCGAACGGCCGGGCCGTGCAGAGCCTCGACAACCCGGTCACGGACGCGGTCTTCTCGGTCGGCGCGCGGGTGCGCGGGCCGCGCGATCCGCACCAGGGGGCGAATGCCCCGGACGACCGGCCGGTGACGGTGAGCCGTGCCGGGACGCCGCCGCTGGTGACGGTGCGCGGGGCGGGCGGGCCGGTGCCGTACGGCCGTTCGCCGTTCCGGAACCAGGAGCAGCTGCTCGGTTCGCGGGTCTACACGGTCCCGACGACGGCGCTGCGGACGGCGGACGGCGGCGCGGTGGCCGACAAGGGGGCGTACGACTACCGGGTGGGGCGCGGCACGTACACGCTGACCGCCGCCTGCCCGGCGGGCACCGAGGCGTATCTGTGGTCGCCCGACATGTTCGGCTGGGCACGGCTCGGTGACGGCCCGGAGGTCGAGTTCAAGGGGCAGCTGCCGGCCAGGCGCGCCGCGATGCAGCACCTGGGCACGGTCGGCGGGGGCGGGAGCGTGCGGGTCACGCTGACCCCGGTGCGCGCCGGGACCGTGCCCCATCAGGCGGTCGGCTGTCTGGACCGGGCCCGGCTGGCCTCGGCGGTCGCCGGGCTGAAGCGCACCGGCGCGACCGCCGTCCACGTCACCGACCACGGTGTCCGGGCCGAACTGCCGCCCGGCACCACCGGAACGGTCGTGATCGCCGCGCCCCGGATCGCGGGCTGGAGCTGCCAGGGCCGCCCCGCGGACAGCTATCTGGGCCTGGTCGCCACCCCGGCCCCGGCCGACGGCACGGCGGTCGACTGCTCGTTCCGGCCCCCGGGCCTGCGGGCGGGTGCGGTGGCCGGGGCGGGCGCGCTGGCCGTCCTGGTGCTCGGCGGGCTCGTGCTCGTGTACCGGCGACGGGGTGCGGGGTCCGGGCAGCACGGACCCGACCGCTCGCCGCAGCACGCCGACACCCCGGAGCCCGTGCAGGCCTGA
- a CDS encoding GtrA family protein, producing MTVTAQMARFALVGVVNTGTYYGCYLVLLTWLPYIAAHVIAFALSMTGSFFLNSWFTYRTRPTWRKFLLFPLTNAANFVITTGGVYLLVDLAGFSSRYAPLVAAAAAIPITFVVSRTIMLRPDPRTPSAERVP from the coding sequence ATGACGGTCACGGCACAGATGGCCCGATTCGCCCTCGTGGGAGTGGTGAACACCGGCACGTACTACGGCTGCTACCTCGTCCTGCTGACGTGGCTGCCCTATATCGCCGCCCATGTGATCGCCTTCGCGCTGAGCATGACCGGCTCCTTCTTCCTGAACTCCTGGTTCACCTACCGGACCCGTCCCACCTGGCGGAAGTTCCTGCTCTTCCCGCTCACCAACGCCGCCAACTTCGTCATCACGACCGGCGGTGTCTATCTGCTGGTCGACCTCGCCGGGTTCAGCAGCCGGTACGCGCCGCTGGTCGCGGCCGCGGCGGCCATCCCGATCACCTTCGTCGTCTCGCGCACGATCATGCTGCGACCGGACCCCCGGACCCCGTCGGCCGAACGCGTGCCCTGA
- a CDS encoding SurA N-terminal domain-containing protein: MHRRTALTVSAALLAGAPLLTACGSETHPGAAAVVGGDRIEVSTLQDQVAAVREAQRDSKDASQLIDKSGQLSRAKLHGMIFDRVLDRAAQDAGVSVSRNEIQQVRKAAVAQSGGEARLRTAMLQQSWVAPGQIDAVLREQVQLTKLAQALGADLQQPAGQQAVGEALSKASKALRVDVNPRYGTWDSKQTQLADYKAPWINRVTKPAGAAAEAGA; this comes from the coding sequence TTGCACCGCCGCACCGCGCTCACCGTCTCCGCCGCCCTGCTCGCCGGCGCCCCACTCCTGACCGCCTGCGGCAGCGAGACCCACCCGGGTGCCGCGGCCGTCGTCGGCGGGGACCGGATCGAGGTCTCCACGCTGCAGGACCAGGTGGCGGCCGTACGCGAGGCCCAGCGCGATTCGAAGGACGCGTCCCAGCTCATCGACAAGTCCGGGCAGCTCAGCCGGGCCAAGCTGCACGGCATGATCTTCGACCGGGTCCTGGACCGGGCCGCACAGGACGCGGGAGTGTCCGTCAGCCGCAACGAGATCCAGCAGGTGCGCAAGGCCGCGGTGGCCCAGTCCGGTGGGGAGGCGCGGCTGCGGACGGCGATGCTCCAGCAGAGCTGGGTCGCCCCCGGCCAGATCGACGCCGTCCTGCGCGAGCAGGTCCAGCTGACGAAGCTGGCCCAGGCGCTCGGCGCCGACCTGCAGCAGCCCGCCGGTCAGCAGGCCGTCGGCGAGGCGCTCAGCAAGGCGTCGAAGGCGCTGCGCGTCGACGTCAATCCGCGCTACGGCACCTGGGACAGCAAGCAGACCCAGCTCGCCGACTACAAGGCCCCCTGGATCAACCGGGTCACCAAGCCGGCCGGCGCGGCTGCCGAGGCAGGCGCCTGA
- a CDS encoding cytochrome P450 family protein: MNHSPADQPADRPADQPAACPVGAPELFTWEFATDPYPAYAWLREHSPVHRTALPSGVEAWLVTRYADARQALADTRLSKNPAHHAEPAHAKGKTGIPGERKAELMTHLLNIDPPDHTRLRRLVSKAFTPRRVAEFAPRVQELTDRLIDGFIAEGKADLIHDFAFPLPIYAICDLLGVPREDQDDFRDWAGMMIRHGGGPRGGVARSVKKMRGYLAELIHRKRENPGDDLISGLIRASDHGEHLTENEAAAMAFILLFAGFETTVNLIGNGVYALLRNPGQRERLQLSLDSGESGLLETGIEELLRYDGPVELATWRFATEPLTLGGQDIAAGDPVLVVLAAADRDPERFENPDTLDLARRDNQHLGYGHGIHYCLGAPLARLEGQTALATLLNRLPDLRLAVKPTDLRWRGGLIMRGLRTLPVEFTPGPARAENDTPSTL; the protein is encoded by the coding sequence GTGAACCACAGCCCCGCCGACCAGCCCGCCGACCGCCCCGCCGATCAGCCCGCCGCCTGCCCCGTCGGCGCACCCGAACTCTTCACGTGGGAGTTCGCCACCGACCCGTACCCGGCGTACGCCTGGCTGCGCGAGCACAGCCCCGTGCACCGGACCGCGCTGCCCAGCGGCGTCGAGGCCTGGCTGGTGACCCGGTACGCGGACGCGCGGCAGGCGCTCGCCGACACCCGGCTCTCCAAGAACCCGGCGCACCACGCCGAGCCGGCGCACGCCAAGGGGAAGACGGGCATCCCGGGCGAGCGCAAGGCGGAGCTGATGACGCATCTGCTGAACATCGACCCGCCGGACCACACCCGGCTGCGCCGCCTCGTCTCCAAGGCGTTCACCCCGCGCCGGGTCGCCGAGTTCGCACCGCGCGTACAGGAACTGACGGACCGCCTCATCGACGGCTTCATCGCGGAGGGGAAGGCGGACCTCATCCACGACTTCGCCTTCCCGCTCCCCATCTACGCGATCTGTGATCTGCTCGGCGTCCCGCGCGAGGACCAGGACGACTTCCGGGACTGGGCGGGCATGATGATCCGCCACGGTGGCGGCCCGCGCGGCGGGGTGGCCAGGTCGGTCAAGAAGATGCGCGGGTACCTCGCCGAACTGATCCACCGCAAGCGGGAGAACCCGGGGGACGATCTGATCTCCGGGCTGATCCGGGCCAGCGACCACGGCGAGCACCTCACCGAGAACGAGGCCGCGGCCATGGCCTTCATCCTGCTCTTCGCCGGATTCGAGACGACGGTCAATCTCATCGGCAACGGGGTCTACGCCCTGCTGCGCAACCCCGGTCAGCGCGAACGGCTGCAGCTCTCCCTCGACTCGGGGGAGAGCGGGCTGCTGGAGACCGGCATCGAGGAACTGCTGCGGTACGACGGCCCGGTGGAGCTGGCCACCTGGCGGTTCGCCACCGAGCCGCTGACGCTCGGCGGACAGGACATCGCGGCCGGGGACCCCGTACTCGTGGTGCTCGCCGCCGCCGACCGCGACCCGGAACGCTTCGAAAACCCCGACACGCTCGACCTCGCACGGCGTGACAATCAGCACCTCGGATACGGGCACGGCATCCACTACTGCCTGGGAGCGCCGCTCGCCAGACTGGAGGGACAGACCGCGCTCGCCACGCTTCTGAACCGCCTTCCGGACCTGCGGCTTGCGGTGAAACCTACCGATTTGCGGTGGCGTGGCGGGCTCATCATGCGTGGACTTCGCACGCTCCCCGTGGAGTTCACACCGGGGCCCGCCCGCGCAGAAAATGACACTCCGTCAACTCTGTGA